The Candida albicans SC5314 chromosome 5, complete sequence genome includes a region encoding these proteins:
- a CDS encoding anaphase promoting complex subunit 4 (Ortholog(s) have ubiquitin-protein transferase activity and role in anaphase-promoting complex-dependent proteasomal ubiquitin-dependent protein catabolic process, protein ubiquitination) yields the protein MKPMVTTLYNGKLPLALADPNGIFTWCPHLNLIFIAMNKMSIWCYRMNGERIYSINNKSIVKHIAFYREYFCLSGTDNLIKIYDSNNGQLVKVLPQEFDGVEFVGWNGTEYRVSVSMPMVYDLVSELDYLVVSDGKRMAITFNQLLTVDWECEMSVHQQLNRDLFNQVYVAGDKLVRVRFVVDNQKLYTEQIIKVCQLISLLEYGEQHIQKIKGLVVPFLSAMDRYMSNLESECGDLAQYLSDLVVSNIIPEFSKDFWLNQYGERGHKRMVKLAGVYESCVKDTYQHLVSTTERVISIVGELIGVSKWEQGLLATTELEALLDQAKSQLKFYYRFIWDLQTERQQVSQFLVWTKSIIDMLNDQECDIAYSTTDVLCFINGALTKSVMLKYFDIKGVPETPMTNISMDLTTIGEYHRSRVEVEVLQNISLPSVYTNLKLAQWEEVVVTYQQGNALVIANVDGVVSTVQDVYSYQHRQTDLVALTSKSLLIIDSSSCIPIALPETSFQPTKLILNQEYGVLLDSTRQHYSIFRM from the coding sequence ATGAAACCAATGGTGACCACACTTTATAATGGCAAGCTCCCGTTGGCGTTGGCTGACCCTAATGGGATATTCACATGGTGTCCgcatttgaatttgatatttataGCCATGAACAAGATGTCGATCTGGTGTTATCGAATGAATGGCGAGCGAATATATtccatcaacaacaaatcgATTGTCAAACATATAGCGTTTTACCGCGAGTACTTTTGTTTGTCGGGGACAGACAACTTGATCAAGATATATGATTCTAATAATGGGCAGTTGGTGAAGGTGTTGCCGCAGGAGTTTGATGGTGTTGAGTTTGTTGGGTGGAATGGGACTGAGTATAGAGTGCTGGTGTCGATGCCGATGGTTTATGACTTGGTTAGTGAGTTGGATTATTTGGTGGTGAGCGACGGCAAGAGGATGGCGATTACGTTTAACCAGTTGTTGACGGTGGACTGGGAGTGTGAGATGAGTGTGCACCAGCAACTAAATAGGGACTTGTTCAACCAAGTGTATGTCGCTGGGGATAAGCTAGTTAGGGTCAGGTTTGTTGTCGACAACCAGAAGTTGTATACGGAGCAGATTATCAAGGTGTGTCAGCTTATCAGTTTGCTAGAGTATGGGGAGCAGCACATACAAAAGATTAAGGGGTTGGTGGTACCGTTTTTGCTGGCGATGGACCGGTATATGTCGAATTTGGAATCTGAGTGTGGTGATTTGGCGCAGTACTTGTCTGATCTTGTTGTTAGTAATATCATTCCTGAATTTTCTAAAGATTTCTGGCTAAACCAGTATGGCGAGCGTGGACACAAGAGGATGGTTAAATTGGCAGGGGTGTATGAGAGTTGTGTAAAGGATACGTACCAGCACTTGGTGAGCACCACAGAGAGGGTGATTTCGATTGTGGGGGAGTTGATTGGTGTGTCCAAATGGGAGCAAGGATTGTTGGCGACAACGGAGTTGGAGGCCTTGTTAGACCAGGCGAAGCTGCAGCTAAAGTTTTATTATAGGTTTATTTGGGATTTGCAGACTGAGCGGCAGCAGGTAAGTCAGTTTTTGGTATGGACAAAGAGTATTATCGATATGCTAAATGATCAGGAGTGTGATATTGCCTATTCGACTACAGATGTGTTGTGCTTTATCAATGGGGCACTTACGAAGAGTGTGATGCTAAAGTATTTTGATATCAAGGGGGTACCAGAAACGCCAATGACGAATATTAGTATGGATTTGACTACAATTGGTGAGTACCACCGGTCGAGGGTTGAGGTGGAGGTGTTGCAGAACATTTCATTACCGTCTGTCTATACAAACCTAAAACTAGCCCAATGGGAGGAGGTGGTGGTTACCTATCAACAAGGTAACGCCCTTGTTATTGCTAATGTGGATGGTGTGGTGTCAACGGTGCAAGATGTGTACTCCTATCAACACAGGCAGACCGATTTGGTGGCGTTGACGAGCAAGTCgttgttgattattgatTCGTCGTCGTGTATACCGATTGCACTTCCGGAAACACTGTTCCAACCGACCAAGCTAATTCTTAACCAAGAGTATGGTGTGTTGCTCGACTCAACGAGACAGCACTATTCAATATTTAGGATGTAG
- the TLO11 gene encoding Tlo11p (Member of a family of telomere-proximal genes of unknown function; may be spliced in vivo) encodes MPENLQTRLHNSLDEILKSSGYIFEIIDQNRKQSNVITSPNNELIQKSITQSLNGEIQNFHAILDQTVSKLNDAEWCLGVMVEKKKKLDELKVKEEAARKKREEEAKKAEEAKKCFILLFCQICTTFNLCANILFYLIFIYFYFTILFYRTFYIFSLSTHLLYNIFLRL; translated from the coding sequence ATGCCAGAAAACCTCCAAACAAGATTACATAACTCACTCGACgagatattgaaatcatcagGATACATATTTGAGATAATCGACCAAAACAGAAAGCAAAGCAATGTGATAACTAGCCCCAACAACGAACTAATCCAAAAATCCATAACCCAACTGCTCAACGGCGAAATCCAAAACTTCCATGCTATTCTAGACCAAACAGTGTCGAAACTCAATGATGCAGAGTGGTGTCTCGGCGTTATggttgaaaagaaaaagaaacttgACGAATTGAAAGTCAAAGAAGAAGCGGCAAGAAAGAAACGTGAAGAAGAGGCCAAGAAAGCAGAGGAAGCCAAGAAgtgttttattttacttTTCTGTCAAATTTGCACTACTTTTAATTTGTGTGCAAATATTCTATTTTACTTGATTTTTATatacttttattttacAATACTTTTTTATAGGACTTTTTatatcttttctttatcaactCATCTTTTATACAATATATTCTTACGATTATAA
- a CDS encoding uncharacterized protein (Predicted ORF from Assembly 19; removed from Assembly 20; restored based on transcription data) — protein sequence MSYKHIQRQFRRLPLPPPIVIDGSRVLKRDYKAGKSAVADLLALPHSQSIPKLLDYIYKSQPAWWNKFMKCSYYNLKDKWPIVHLIDELKVDTKDYHNHQQFSLVEGTPTRPTLPLIKSYANQKDTTTAMIKEVEKLYKFILSKRGLFNVTNHPMEVIYTPSKLGKIHHQVVLDKELRDKVKLIKRVFREIQPIDKKTLDKLRAIDSPSPILKQYLARQFYLEDGNYILNIE from the coding sequence atGAGTTATAAACACATTCAACGACAGTTCCGAAgactaccactaccaccaccaattgTTATCGATGGATCGCGTGTGTTGAAACGGGACTACAAAGCGGGAAAATCAGCGGTTGCTGACTTGCTTGCCTTACCCCACTCCCAGAGCATCCCAAAACTCTTGGACTATATCTACAAATCCCAACCAGCGTGGTGGAACAAGTTTATGAAATGTTCATACTACAACCTAAAAGACAAGTGGCCGATTGTGCACCTAATTGATGAGCTAAAAGTGGACACAAAGGACTACCACAACCACCAGCAGTTTTCGTTGGTTGAAGGCACGCCCACTCGACCTACCCTCCCCCTAATCAAATCCTATGCCAACCAAAAAGATACCACCACCGCCATGATCAAGGAAGTGGAAAAGTTGTACAAATTCATTCTTTCAAAACGGGGGCTCTTCAATGTGACCAACCACCCAATGGAAGTCATCTACACACCTTCCAAGCTCGGAAAAATTCACCACCAGGTTGTACTAGACAAGGAATTAAGAGATAAagtgaaattgattaaacGGGTATTTAGAGAGATTCAGCCAATAGATAAAAAGACACTAGACAAACTACGGGCCATAGACTCACCTTCGCCGATCCTCAAACAATACTTGGCTAGACAGTTCTACTTAGAAGACGGAAACTACATCCTAAATATTGAATAG
- a CDS encoding GPI-anchor transamidase subunit (Subunit of the GPI (glycosylphosphatidylinositol):protein transamidase complex; removes the GPI-anchor signal and attaches GPI to proteins in the ER; Spider biofilm repressed), with protein sequence MALAETVIRKVKKLGLVPKAIAILPRLSLLVAALSVLWLVTLPQDGNYRNVYISENALMPAQANSYFRESEWNIVRGYREEIGKMEEWSVADRNEVIASWLVDSGLQISYHENGFANNTLYAIMHAPRGENTEAMALVVPWTNSDNEYNEGAMSLAVALARYFTKMSIWSKNIIFVFPETGHRPLRSWVEAYHTVLDDTAGSIEAAIIMEYGKNGDYFEYYDMFYEGLNGQLPNLDLLNTANVMTYHEQIPCAMQGMSDRVINYSTRLQTLFRGILKLTLVGLTDEVHGCEAFSGWQIQAFTIKVRGTEGKDVTQFGRIVDSTFRSVNNLLEKFHQSFFFYLMLSPKHFVSIGTYLPSAILLAVSYALSSVSAVVVAGFDFRKLYFVVVVEIACAILAFVPVNQVMLVAISAVVLLPRQAIFSKQAAFSLISIALLAVALLITALLIVHFALAFSIGILALPLTFVPTLMKNKSRLTAFCLAVSNPFFVIFVAGKVLGHPELFDRLVTAWSDIQCWTWFIVVLGWFPAWVIITLSYCGYKPVKEKSE encoded by the coding sequence ATGGCTCTTGCAGAAACTGTTATTAGAAAAGTCAAGAAACTTGGCCTTGTGCCAAAGGCAATTGCCATTCTTCCAAGGTTGTCTTTATTAGTGGCAGCACTCAGTGTGTTATGGTTGGTTACGTTACCACAAGATGGGAATTACCGTAATGTTTACATTTCAGAGAACGCGTTAATGCCAGCGCAGGCCAATTCGTATTTTAGGGAGAGCGAATGGAATATTGTTCGCGGGTATAGAGAGGAGATTGGGAAGATGGAAGAGTGGAGTGTGGCCGACCGTAATGAGGTGATTGCGTCGTGGCTTGTTGATTCGGGGCTACAAATTTCGTACCATGAAAATGGGTTCGCCAACAATACTTTGTATGCGATTATGCATGCTCCACGAGGTGAAAATACCGAGGCAATGGCGTTGGTTGTGCCATGGACTAATTCTGACAACGAGTACAATGAAGGTGCTATGAGTTTGGCGGTGGCTTTGGCACGGTACTTTACAAAGATGTCGATCTGGTCGAAAAACattatttttgtatttcCTGAGACGGGCCACAGACCGTTGAGGTCGTGGGTTGAGGCATACCATACGGTGTTGGACGATACTGCGGGGTCGATTGAGGCGGCGATTATTATGGAGTACGGCAAGAACGGTGATTATTTTGAGTATTACGATATGTTCTACGAAGGGTTGAATGGGCAGTTGCCGAATTTGGACTTGTTGAATACGGCCAATGTAATGACGTATCATGAACAGATCCCCTGTGCCATGCAAGGGATGTCGGATAGGGTTATCAATTATAGCACCCGGTTGCAGACTTTGTTTAGGGGTATCCTCAAATTGACGCTTGTCGGGTTGACTGATGAAGTTCATGGGTGTGAAGCATTTTCGGGGTGGCAGATCCAGGCATTTACGATCAAGGTAAGGGGGACTGAAGGGAAAGATGTTACGCAGTTTGGCCGGATTGTCGATTCTACGTTTAGGTCGGTTAACAATTTGCTTGAAAAGTTTCACCAATcgtttttcttttacttGATGTTGTCGCCAAAACACTTTGTGTCTATTGGGACGTACTTGCCGTCGGCGATTTTGTTGGCAGTATCGTATGCGTTGAGCTCTGTCAGTGCGGTGGTGGTTGCCGGGTTTGATTTTCGAAAGCTATAttttgtggtggtggttgaaATTGCGTGTGCTATTTTGGCGTTTGTGCCGGTGAACCAGGTGATGCTTGTAGCGATTCTGGCGGTGGTGTTGTTGCCGCGCCAAGCCATCTTTTCCAAGCAGGCGGCGTTTTCGCTAATTTCTATTGCGTTGTTGGCAGTGGCATTACTTATTACCGCCCTCTTGATTGTACATTTTGCATTGGCGTTTAGTATTGGGATTTTAGCCCTTCCATTGACATTTGTCCCGACATTAATGAAGAACAAGTCTAGGCTAACAGCTTTTTGTTTGGCGGTGTCGAATCCGTTTTTTGTGATTTTCGTTGCTGGGAAAGTGCTTGGCCACCCCGAGCTATTTGACCGGTTGGTCACTGCCTGGTCGGACATACAGTGTTGGACATGGTTTATCGTTGTTTTGGGGTGGTTCCCAGCGTGGGTGATTATCACACTAAGCTACTGTGGCTACAAGCCAGTTAAGGAAAAAAGTGAATAG
- the CDC11 gene encoding septin (Septin; cell and hyphal morphology, agar-invasive growth, full virulence and kidney tissue invasion in mouse, but not kidney colonization, immunogenicity; hyphal and cell-cycle-regulated phosphorylation; rat catheter biofilm repressed), which produces MNYSTENVSSAALRKRKTLKKSINFSIMIIGESGSGRSTLINTLCGGNSIVPTSSTATQDPFTKKLTLRHENVELEDNEGHKISLNIIDTPNFANSINCDDDFKIIVDFIRHQFDEVLLEESRVKRNPRFKDGRIHVLIYMINPTGHGLSDIDVKFLQHVNNLVNIIPIISKADSLTPKELKLNKELILEDLNNYGINFYKFNEYDYEQDYIDEEIIEYNKYLNSLIPFAIIGANEYRSNPNGSEDEDDILKLRILNKDFKPIDIDNAEINDFTILKNVLLVTHLNEFKDITHDSIYENYRTEALSGKQFQYVNKDSAKQEISESDYLMKEEQIKLEEERLRKFEERVHQDLINKRKELLERENELKEIEKRLLAEGLKFDENGDVVKVHEEESSENEVKVI; this is translated from the coding sequence ATGAATTATTCTACTGAAAATGTATCATCTGCCGCTTtgagaaagagaaaaacattgaagaaatcaatcaacTTCTCCATCATGATAATTGGCGAGAGTGGTTCAGGTAGATCAACATTAATAAACACTTTGTGTGGTGGTAACTCAATAGTCCCTACTTCCCTGACAGCTACACAGGACCCATtcaccaagaaattgacTTTGAGACATGAAAACGTCGAGTTGGAAGATAATGAGGGCCACAAGATATCCCTTAATATCATCGACACGCCTAACTTTGCCAACCTGATCAACTGTGACGACGACTTCAAGATCATTGTTGACTTTATAAGACACCAGTTTGATGAGGTATTATTGGAAGAAAGCAGAGTCAAGAGAAACCCCAGGTTCAAGGACGGCAGAATCCATGTTTTGATCTATATGATTAACCCTACTGGTCATGGGTTATCTGATATCGACGTAAAGTTTTTGCAACACGTCAACAACTTGGTCAACATTATCCCTATTATATCCAAAGCCGACTCGTTAACGCCTAaggaattgaaattgaacaagGAGTTAATCTTGGAGGACTTGAACAACTACGGAATCAACTTTTACAAGTTCAACGAATACGACTACGAGCAGGACTATATCGACGAAGAGATTATCGAATACAACAAGTACTTGAACTCGTTGATCCCATTTGCCATTATTGGCGCTAACGAGTACAGATCTAACCCCAACGGCAGCGAGGACGAGGACGATATCTTGAAATTGAGAATATTAAACAAGGACTTTAAGCCTATCGATATCGACAATGCCGAGATCAACGATTTCACAATCTTGAAAAATGTCTTGTTGGTTACCCACTTGAACGAATTTAAAGACATCACCCACGACTCGATCTACGAAAACTACAGAACCGAAGCCTTGCTGGGTAAACAGTTCCAATACGTCAACAAGGATAGTGCAAAACAGGAAATCAGCGAATCCGACTACCTTAtgaaagaagaacaaaTCAAGTTGGAGGAAGAGAGATTAAGAAAGTTCGAAGAGCGTGTTCACCAAGACTTGATAAACAAGAGAAAAGAGTTGTTGGAAAGAGAAAACGAATTAAAGGAAATCGAAAAGAGATTGTTGGCCGAAGGGTTAAagtttgatgaaaatggtgATGTAGTTAAAGTACACGAAGAGGAGTCTTCAGAAAATGAAGTAAAAGTAATCTAA
- a CDS encoding mitochondrial 54S ribosomal protein uL1m (Putative mitochondrial ribosomal protein of the large subunit; transcript is upregulated in clinical isolates from HIV+ patients with oral candidiasis; Spider biofilm repressed), whose amino-acid sequence MFKYIPARSILPYRTSIRTAVTSKDLKTHLQKEKDKEKKRKLRQELKFNALDNPIDHPLHMPIAKALNILRSLEVGKPADKTTISCNIYVRQEQGAAPISGKVDIPFPVQRKTKPVVFTTQQPVIEELKKAGIETFGGRELLDKFINQELTPDMFTHAFATQEMAPHLKSVARILGRAGLQPTAKKGTITDDVNTILDVMRSFQIKQKENHISFPVGNCTFSDSQIMSNLKAISDEIHSKIDANTTKKTRLGYCYIGTANSPGLVIDFK is encoded by the coding sequence ATGTTCAAGTATATCCCTGCCAGGTCTATCCTCCCATATAGAACCTCAATCCGTACTGCCGTCACCTCCAAAGACTTGAAAACCCACcttcaaaaagaaaaagacaaggagaaaaagagaaagttGAGACAAGAACTAAAATTCAATGCGTTAGATAACCCCATCGACCACCCATTACACATGCCAATCGCCAAGGCATTAAACATCTTGCGGTCCCTCGAAGTCGGCAAGCCTGCTGATAAAACTACCATTTCATGCAACATATACGTGCGTCAGGAACAAGGGGCTGCACCAATCCTGGGAAAAGTCGATATCCCATTCCCCGTGCAAAGAAAAACCAAACCAGTCGTCTTCACCACCCAGCAGCCAGTGATCGAAGAGTTGAAAAAAGCCGGAATAGAAACTTTTGGCGGCAGAGAGTTGCTCGACAAGTTTATCAACCAGGAATTGACCCCAGATATGTTCACCCACGCATTTGCCACTCAAGAAATGGCACCACATTTGAAATCTGTCGCCAGAATCTTAGGTCGAGCTGGTTTACAGCCAACTGCCAAAAAGGGGACTATAACAGACGACGTAAACACCATCCTCGACGTCATGAGATCGTTCCAGATCAAACAAAAGGAAAACCACATCTCCTTCCCCGTGGGTAACTGCACATTTAGCGACTCGCAAATCATGTCCAACTTGAAAGCCATCTCCGACGAAATCCATTCCAAAATCGACGCCAACACTACAAAAAAGACCCGTTTGGGCTACTGCTACATTGGAACTGCCAACAGTCCAGGCCTCGTCATAGACTTTAAATAG